A single window of Intrasporangium calvum DSM 43043 DNA harbors:
- a CDS encoding ABC transporter permease subunit, which yields MSTTVTEPVASPTAESPLPATARIPERIPGERPTAAIPFSRLLLVELRKMVDTRAGRWLLIGIGAVIALALTIMFFNESGHHPFAAYLQATTMPMAVILPVVGILAVTSEWSQRTGLVTYTLEPRRARVTWAKFLGAMLAGVAAIALSLALAAVMHQGAITLRGYSGDWSLDNKALLGASLYVLLGIAQGVGFGMLLRNTPAAIVLYFVLPIAWGILGDLVSWLDGAASWLDMNRTMNPLFLVESMTGEQWAQLATSVGVWVALPVALGIWMLHRAEVK from the coding sequence GAGCACCACCGTGACGGAACCTGTGGCCTCGCCGACCGCAGAGTCCCCGCTGCCCGCCACCGCGCGGATCCCCGAGCGGATCCCGGGTGAGCGACCCACCGCGGCAATCCCCTTCTCCCGACTCCTGCTCGTCGAGCTCCGCAAGATGGTCGACACGCGCGCCGGCCGCTGGCTGCTCATCGGGATCGGCGCCGTCATCGCCCTCGCCCTGACCATCATGTTCTTCAACGAGTCGGGCCACCACCCGTTCGCCGCCTACCTGCAGGCGACGACGATGCCGATGGCCGTCATCCTGCCCGTGGTGGGCATCCTGGCCGTGACCTCGGAGTGGTCGCAGCGGACGGGCCTGGTCACCTACACGCTGGAGCCGCGCCGGGCCCGGGTCACGTGGGCGAAGTTCCTCGGCGCGATGCTGGCCGGGGTCGCCGCGATCGCCTTGTCCTTGGCCCTCGCCGCCGTGATGCACCAGGGGGCGATCACCCTGCGGGGCTACAGCGGCGACTGGTCGCTCGACAACAAGGCCCTGCTCGGTGCCTCCTTGTACGTTCTTCTGGGGATCGCTCAGGGCGTCGGCTTCGGAATGCTGCTGCGCAACACCCCGGCCGCCATCGTGCTCTACTTCGTGCTCCCGATCGCCTGGGGCATCCTCGGCGACCTGGTCAGCTGGCTCGACGGGGCCGCGAGCTGGTTGGACATGAACCGCACCATGAACCCGCTCTTCCTCGTCGAGTCGATGACCGGGGAGCAGTGGGCGCAGCTCGCGACCTCGGTCGGGGTCTGGGTCGCCCTCCCGGTCGCGCTCGGGATCTGGATGCTCCACCGCGCCGAAGTGAAGTAG